CGCTTCCGCAATGGCCGGGCTCGGCGCACTCCTGATCAACGGCAATGGCATCAAGAAGAACATCGCCGAGGGACGAACGCTGACCGAGAGGGCCGCGAATGCCGGCGACGTCGAAGGCATGATCAATCTCGGCTCGCTCTACGGCGCCGGTGTCGGCGGGAAGACCGATTTCGCGATGGCCCGCAAATGGTATGCCAGGGCGGTCGAGGCGAATTCCAGCGAGGCCATGTATCAGCTGGGATTGATGACGCAGGACGGCGATGGCGGTCCGAAGGACGATGCCGCGGCCAAGGCGCTGTTCGAAAAGGGAGCCGCGCTCGATCACGCCGACGCGCTGGAGCGGTTAGGCGCCTATGCCGAAGCCGGCCGCGCGGGCGAGAAGGATGTCACGGCGGCGATCACCTTTTACAAGCGCGCTGCCGCGCTCGGCAATGAAGATGCCGGCAAGGCGCTGGAGCGCCTGCGCTGTCCGTTTGGCCTCAGGGATCGCGACGGCAAATCCGTCGGACGGATTTGCTTTGACGGCGAATGAAGGACGGTTACCGCGTGTTTTAAACTTTGTTCGTTGCGATGCATGCGTGCGTCGTCATCGTTTCGACGCGTGACGATCTGTATGCTCATCACATGTCCGAATTTCGCCTGACGCAGATTTCCGACACGCATCTTGGCCGGCGCTTTCCTGGCCTGATCGCCAACTTCCATCGCGTCAGCGCGCACATCGACACCGAGCGGCCCGATCTCGTCGTCAACACCGGCGACGTCTCCTTCGACGGGCCGAGCAGCCGCGATGATGTCGCGTTCGCCAAGAGCCTGCACGCCGACCTGCCCGTCGCCTGCCGCTATCTGCCGGGCAATCACGACATCGGCGACAATCCGACCGCGATCGGTCCAGCGCCAAAACCGCCGGTCGCCGAAGCGCACCGCCGGCAGTTCTGCGACCTCATCGGCGAAGACCATTGGTCGTTCGAAGCGGCCGGCTGGCGCTTCATCGGCCTCAACTCGCTGGTGATGAATTCAGGGCTCGCCTTCGAGGCCGAGCAGTTCGACTGGCTCGCCTCCGAGATCGCGCGCGTGAACGGCAGGCCGGTTGCGCTGTTCGTGCACAAGCCGGTGTTTCTCCACCTGCCCGACGACCCCGAGACGCCGGAGACCTCGATCCGCTACGTCCCGCAGCCGGCGCGGGCGCGGCTGATCGAGATGTTTGCACATGTCGACCTGCGCCTGATCGCCAGCGGTCACGTGCATCAGCGGCGCGACTTCACCCACCGCCATACGCGCCACGTCTGGGCGCCCTCGGCCGGCTTCAAGATCAACGATGCGCGCCAGGACCGCATCGCGATCAAGGAAGTCGGACTGGTGGAATACCGCTTCCGGCCCGACAGTGTTGAGGTCCGCCACGTCCGCGCGGCGGGTCAGGTCGATATCGACATTGAGGAGCTGTTCGCCCAGATGGGCGGCGAGCATTAAGGCTCGCCTCTCAAGCGCGATGAGATCAGGACGAATCGTCATCGCGCTTTAGCTTGTTGTTTGCGCATGATCTTTTCGGAAAACCGCTGCGCACTTTTCCGGATCATGCTTTAGGCGACGCTCTTCAGATCCTGCTGGATCGCGGCGAGCAGGGATTGCAGCGCCTCGCTGTTCACGGGCTTCGCCACCGCGTCATTCGGGCAGATCGCTCGCGACCCTGGGAGACTTGACCGGACGTTTCGGAAATGGCGGCGGTGGCGTCGGCATCGCAGGCTGGCCGAAATCGCCCTCCTCGCTATGCACGAACTTGCCGTGGATCACGTCGTCGTGGCGGCC
This is a stretch of genomic DNA from Bradyrhizobium sp. CB2312. It encodes these proteins:
- a CDS encoding tetratricopeptide repeat protein: MLRTKYCVLAALALATLLCPRMPAVAAPADIATCDRLAAHPTDPDRPADVKGNLEIADADIPAALKACNAATTSADVPRRIWMELGRAYEFARQPAQAASAYRKAADAGSASAMAGLGALLINGNGIKKNIAEGRTLTERAANAGDVEGMINLGSLYGAGVGGKTDFAMARKWYARAVEANSSEAMYQLGLMTQDGDGGPKDDAAAKALFEKGAALDHADALERLGAYAEAGRAGEKDVTAAITFYKRAAALGNEDAGKALERLRCPFGLRDRDGKSVGRICFDGE
- a CDS encoding metallophosphoesterase; amino-acid sequence: MSEFRLTQISDTHLGRRFPGLIANFHRVSAHIDTERPDLVVNTGDVSFDGPSSRDDVAFAKSLHADLPVACRYLPGNHDIGDNPTAIGPAPKPPVAEAHRRQFCDLIGEDHWSFEAAGWRFIGLNSLVMNSGLAFEAEQFDWLASEIARVNGRPVALFVHKPVFLHLPDDPETPETSIRYVPQPARARLIEMFAHVDLRLIASGHVHQRRDFTHRHTRHVWAPSAGFKINDARQDRIAIKEVGLVEYRFRPDSVEVRHVRAAGQVDIDIEELFAQMGGEH